The following coding sequences lie in one Apium graveolens cultivar Ventura chromosome 3, ASM990537v1, whole genome shotgun sequence genomic window:
- the LOC141713236 gene encoding protein MANNAN SYNTHESIS-RELATED 2-like yields MANLDIRQLVAGILTFSMFMMLGNMIKKDHFDPAFVDEIRYNNGVQSGSAPGVMPERNLLTGPSPMGPWKNSVETVKSCWNKSMQGSWNQPKGYIIFSLTGGAHLHFSQIASAVLIAKQVKATLVLPDISGNKGAKRDFGDVYDINKFILKLNGTVNIASRQPPELSDRKLPIARIPSVISEAYVIENIEPLFKSNGNLKIETYFSTPNMKKVEGVKYVNPVSCMVVFEALQLQAGLQEFANSVLEKLKTLNRESHGRFIAVDWRAEMLRTKRCQGSTANGMKSCFSAPEIGRFLNKIGFGKNTTIYLTQEGWHNSLDALTNTFPNTYTKESLIPSDKATKFSDFTDVIDFYVSSRSDVFVPAFSRLFYDSVVGQRIALGKIQIYDPAQATSSDADDYTSFYISRKNHWAYSCFC; encoded by the exons ATGGCAAATCTGGACATAAGGCAGCTGGTTGCTGGAATATTGACATTTTCGATGTTCATGATGCTTGGCAATATGATTAAGAAAGATCATTTCGATCCAGCTTTT GTGGATGAAATTAGATACAATAATGGTGTGCAGTCTGGGTCTGCGCCTGGAGTTATGCCAGAACGTAACTTACTTACAGGTCCAAGTCCGATGGGACCGTGGAAGAATAGCGTTGAAACAGTAAAATCTTGCTGGAATAAGTCAATGCAAG GAAGTTGGAACCAACCAAAAGGATATATTATCTTTTCATTGACCGGTGGTGCCCATCTTCATTTTTCACAG ATTGCCAGCGCAGTTTTGATTGCAAAACAAGTCAAAGCCACTCTTGTGCTTCCCGACATCAGCGGAAATAAAGGAGCAAAGAG GGACTTTGGTGATGTGTACGACATCAATAAATTCATTTTAAAGCTTAATGGTACAGTTAATATCGCATCCCGTCAGCCTCCTGAGTTATCTGACAGAAAGCTTCCCATAGCAAGAATTCCCAGTGTAATTTCTGAAGCTTATGTAATAGAAAATATTGAGCCATTATTCAAGAGCAATGGTAATCTGAAGATCGAAACGTACTTTTCTACCCCTAACATGAAAAAGGTAGAAGGTGTGAAGTACGTAAACCCAGTTTCATGTATGGTTGTGTTTGAGGCTCTCCAGTTGCAAGCTGGATTACAGGAATTCGCCAACTCGGTGCTTGAAAAGCTGAAAACTTTGAATCGGGAGTCACATGGTAGGTTCATCGCGGTCGACTGGAGAGCAGAGATGTTGAGAACGAAAAGGTGTCAGGGGAGTACAGCGAATGGGATGAAAAGTTGTTTTAGTGCCCCAGAAATTGGCCGGTTCCTGAATAAGATCGGTTTTGGTAAGAATACCACAATATATTTGACACAAGAAGGATGGCACAACAGTTTAGATGCCTTGACAAATACTTTCCCAAACACATATACAAAG GAAAGCTTGATTCCTTCAGACAAGGCGACAAAGTTCTCCGATTTCACCGATGTGATTGATTTCTATGTAAGTAGTCGGAGTGACGTATTTGTACCAGCATTCTCAAGACTGTTCTATGACAGTGTTGTTGGGCAGCGAATAGCACTAGGGAAGATTCAAATTTATGATCCTGCTCAGGCAACTTCTTCAGATGCTGACGACTACACATCTTTCTATATATCCAGGAAGAATCATTGGGCGTATTCGTGCTTTTGTTGA
- the LOC141714937 gene encoding secreted RxLR effector protein 161-like, with amino-acid sequence MKDLGEADVILGIKITRNSYGLSLNQSHYVEKILKKFNQFDCTPVKTPYDPSIHLKKNKGHSVSQEEYAKIIGSVMFLMNHTRPDIAYAVSRLSRYTHNPNRDHWGALIRLLKYLKGTINWGLHYQRSPHVLEGYCDANWVSDNDEIQSTSGYAKSTQESEFIALELAGQEAE; translated from the coding sequence ATGAAGGATTTAGGAGAGGCAGATGTGATTCTTGGCATAAaaattactaggaattcatatgGGTTGTCGTTAAACCAGTCTCATTATGTTGAGAAAATTTTAAAGAAATttaatcaatttgattgtacCCCTGTGAAGACACCATATGATCCTAGTATTCATTTGAAAAAGAATAAAGGTCATAGTGTTTCCCAAGAAGAGTATGCCAAGATAATTGGAAGTGTAATGTTTTTGATGAATCATACCAGGCCTGATATAGCATATGCTGTTAGTAGACTGAGTAGATACACTCACAATCCTAATCGTGATCATTGGGGTGCTTTGATTAGATTGTTGAAGTATTTAAAGGGTACTATAAATTGGGGTTTGCATTATCAAAGAAGTCCTCATGTTTTGGAAGGATATTGTGATGCAAATTGGGTGTCGGATAATGATGAGATTCAATCTACTAGTGGTTATGCTAAATCCACACAAGAATCTGAGTTTATTGCGTTGGAGTTGGCTGGTCAAGAAGCTGAATGA